In a genomic window of Paraburkholderia acidiphila:
- a CDS encoding IlvD/Edd family dehydratase — protein MSDTKPKLRSQQWFGTTDKNGFMYRSWMKNQGIPDHEFDGRPIIGICNTWSELTPCNAHFRKLAEHVKRGIYEAGGFPVEFPVFSNGESNLRPSAMLTRNLASMDVEEAIRGNPIDAVVLLCGCDKTTPALLMGAASVDVPAIVVTGGPMLNGKHEGRDIGSGTVVWRLHEELKAGEIDLHQFLSAEAGMSRSAGTCNTMGTASTMACMAESLGVSLPHNAAIPAVDARRYVLAHMSGIRIVQMALEDLKLSKILTREAFENAIRTNAAIGGSTNAVIHLKAIAGRIGVDLELEDWQRVGRGTPTIVDLQPSGRFLMEEFYYAGGLPAVLRRLGEANLLPHPDALTVNGKSMWDNVREAPNYNDEVIRRLDNPLIADGGICILRGNLAPRGAVLKPSAATPELLKHRGRAVVFENFDHYKVTIGDESLDVDKDSILVMKNCGPRGYPGMAEVGNMGLPPKLLRQGVKDMVRISDARMSGTAYGTVVLHVAPEAAAGGPLAAVRNGDWIELDCESGRLHLDISDEELARRLSDVDPAAAPGVAEQLGKGGYARLYVDHVLQADEGCDLDFLVGKRGAGVPRHSH, from the coding sequence ATGTCGGATACCAAACCCAAACTGCGCTCCCAACAGTGGTTCGGCACCACGGACAAGAACGGCTTCATGTACCGAAGCTGGATGAAAAATCAGGGCATTCCCGATCACGAATTCGATGGTCGCCCGATCATCGGCATCTGCAACACGTGGTCGGAACTCACGCCCTGCAACGCGCATTTCCGCAAGCTCGCGGAGCACGTGAAGCGCGGCATTTATGAAGCCGGTGGCTTCCCGGTCGAGTTCCCGGTGTTCTCGAACGGCGAATCGAACCTGCGTCCCTCGGCCATGCTCACGCGCAATCTCGCTTCCATGGACGTGGAAGAGGCGATTCGCGGCAACCCCATCGACGCCGTCGTGCTGCTGTGCGGCTGCGACAAGACCACGCCCGCACTCCTGATGGGCGCCGCAAGCGTGGACGTGCCCGCCATCGTCGTGACGGGCGGGCCGATGCTCAACGGCAAGCACGAAGGACGCGACATCGGCTCGGGCACGGTGGTGTGGCGGCTGCACGAAGAGCTGAAGGCGGGCGAGATCGATCTGCACCAGTTCCTTTCCGCCGAAGCGGGCATGTCGCGCTCGGCGGGCACCTGCAATACCATGGGCACCGCCTCGACGATGGCCTGCATGGCCGAGTCGCTGGGCGTTTCGCTGCCGCACAACGCCGCGATTCCGGCGGTGGATGCGCGCCGCTACGTGCTCGCGCACATGTCGGGCATCCGCATCGTGCAGATGGCGCTGGAAGACCTGAAGCTCTCGAAGATCCTCACGCGCGAGGCGTTCGAGAACGCCATTCGCACGAACGCGGCCATTGGCGGCTCGACCAACGCCGTGATCCACCTGAAGGCGATTGCTGGCCGCATCGGCGTGGACCTCGAACTCGAAGACTGGCAGCGCGTTGGCCGCGGCACGCCGACCATCGTCGACCTTCAGCCGTCGGGCCGCTTCCTGATGGAAGAGTTCTATTACGCGGGCGGGCTGCCGGCGGTGCTGCGCCGGCTTGGCGAAGCGAACCTGCTGCCGCATCCCGATGCGCTCACCGTGAACGGCAAGTCCATGTGGGACAACGTGCGCGAAGCGCCCAACTACAACGACGAAGTGATTCGTCGACTCGACAACCCATTGATCGCTGACGGCGGCATCTGTATCCTGCGCGGCAATCTCGCGCCGCGCGGCGCGGTGCTCAAGCCTTCGGCGGCGACGCCCGAGCTGCTCAAGCATCGCGGCCGCGCCGTGGTGTTCGAGAACTTCGACCACTACAAGGTGACCATCGGCGACGAGTCGCTCGACGTCGACAAGGACTCCATCCTCGTGATGAAGAACTGCGGCCCGCGCGGCTACCCCGGCATGGCCGAGGTCGGCAACATGGGGCTGCCGCCCAAGCTGCTGCGCCAGGGCGTGAAGGACATGGTGCGCATTTCGGATGCGCGCATGAGCGGCACCGCCTACGGCACGGTGGTCTTGCACGTGGCGCCCGAAGCGGCGGCCGGCGGCCCGCTCGCGGCCGTGCGCAACGGCGACTGGATCGAGCTCGATTGCGAATCGGGGCGCCTGCATCTGGACATCAGCGACGAGGAACTCGCGCGCCGCTTGAGCGATGTCGATCCGGCGGCGGCGCCTGGCGTGGCGGAGCAACTGGGCAAGGGCGGCTACGCGCGCCTCTATGTCGATCACGTGCTGCAGGCCGACGAAGGTTGCGATCTCGACTTCCTCGTGGGCAAGCGCGGGGCAGGCGTGCCGCGGCATTCGCACTGA
- a CDS encoding MFS transporter yields MTNPQVLQHDSPAALASASSEEKHIVGHIARRLLPFLALIYVVAYVDRTVVGFAKLHMNAAVGLSDAAYGLGAGLFFIGYFLCEVPSNLALARFGARVWFARILFTWGVITMLMALVVGPKSFYALRFLLGAAEAGLYPGILYFLTQWFPMRHRARVIGLLVLAQPIAGIVTGPIAGALLETHGFFGMSNWQTLFVVSGLPAVLLCIPTLRLLPESPAHARWLDDTERRWIERELAADQRAYKLDTHRNPFGALKDRRVLLLALLFLPFPLCIYGLSLWLPTIIKAFGVSDSTAGLLSAVPYLFAVVGLLSVPRHSDKHRERYGHIAVVSGVAALTMAASAWFHAPALQLLFICLTAFSIYSIQAVVWALPGEFLTGASAAVGIATINSLANLGGYLGPYGIGLIKDATGSLAAGLYFLAATLVFAVLVTFAVRAVLRTPQGGTQALASES; encoded by the coding sequence ATGACAAACCCGCAGGTGCTGCAACACGATAGCCCCGCCGCGCTGGCAAGCGCCAGCAGCGAGGAAAAGCACATCGTCGGCCATATCGCGCGCCGGCTCCTGCCATTCCTCGCGCTGATCTACGTGGTGGCGTACGTCGACCGCACCGTGGTCGGCTTCGCGAAGCTGCACATGAATGCGGCTGTGGGCCTTTCCGACGCCGCCTATGGCCTCGGCGCCGGTCTCTTCTTCATCGGCTATTTCCTCTGCGAAGTGCCGAGCAATCTCGCGCTCGCGCGCTTCGGCGCACGCGTATGGTTCGCGCGCATTCTGTTCACGTGGGGCGTGATCACGATGCTCATGGCGCTCGTGGTCGGCCCGAAAAGCTTCTACGCGCTGCGCTTTTTGCTGGGCGCGGCGGAGGCGGGGCTCTATCCGGGCATTCTGTATTTCCTCACGCAGTGGTTTCCGATGCGCCACCGCGCGCGCGTGATCGGCTTGCTGGTGCTCGCGCAGCCCATCGCTGGCATCGTCACCGGGCCGATTGCGGGCGCGCTGCTCGAAACGCACGGCTTTTTCGGCATGTCGAACTGGCAGACGCTCTTCGTCGTGAGCGGCCTGCCCGCCGTGCTGCTGTGCATTCCCACGCTGCGCCTGCTGCCCGAGTCGCCCGCGCACGCGCGCTGGCTGGACGACACCGAGCGCCGCTGGATCGAGCGCGAACTCGCCGCCGACCAGCGCGCCTACAAGCTCGACACGCACCGCAACCCGTTCGGCGCGCTCAAGGACCGCCGCGTGCTGCTGCTGGCGCTGCTGTTTCTGCCGTTTCCGCTGTGCATCTATGGTTTGTCGCTCTGGTTGCCTACCATTATCAAGGCGTTCGGCGTGAGCGACTCCACGGCGGGCCTGCTTTCCGCGGTGCCGTATCTGTTCGCGGTGGTGGGCTTGCTGAGCGTGCCGCGCCATTCGGACAAGCATCGCGAACGCTACGGCCACATCGCCGTGGTCTCGGGCGTCGCGGCGCTGACGATGGCCGCGAGCGCGTGGTTTCACGCGCCGGCGCTGCAATTGCTGTTCATCTGCCTGACCGCTTTCTCGATCTACTCGATTCAGGCCGTGGTTTGGGCGCTGCCCGGCGAGTTCCTCACCGGCGCGAGCGCGGCTGTGGGCATCGCGACAATCAACTCGCTCGCGAATCTCGGCGGCTATCTCGGCCCCTATGGCATCGGGCTCATCAAGGACGCAACGGGCAGCCTGGCGGCCGGGCTTTACTTTCTCGCGGCCACGCTGGTGTTCGCGGTGCTCGTGACGTTCGCCGTGCGCGCGGTGCTGCGCACGCCCCAAGGCGGCACGCAAGCGCTGGCGAGCGAATCGTGA
- a CDS encoding dihydrodipicolinate synthase family protein, which translates to MTTSRTPRYRGIFPVVPTTFTETGELDLASQKRAVDFMIDAGSDGLCILANFSEQFSLSDDERELITRTVLEHVAGRVPVIVTTTHYGTSIAAARSKRAQEQGAAMVMLMPPYHGATFRVPEQQIYDFYARVSDAIDIPIMIQDAPASGTVLTAAFLARMAREIEQVSYFKIETPGAANKLRELIKLAGEAAEGPWDGEEAITLLADLNAGATGSMTGGGFPDGIRPIIEAHREGRTDDAFALYQKWLPLINHENRQAGLLACKSLMKEGGVIECELPRHPLPAMNPATRAELIEIARRLDPLVLRWGK; encoded by the coding sequence ATGACTACGAGCCGTACGCCCCGCTATCGGGGCATTTTCCCCGTCGTGCCGACCACGTTCACCGAAACCGGCGAACTGGATCTGGCAAGCCAGAAGCGTGCCGTCGATTTCATGATCGACGCGGGCTCGGATGGCCTGTGCATTCTCGCGAACTTCTCGGAGCAGTTCTCGCTCTCCGACGACGAACGCGAACTCATCACGCGCACCGTGCTCGAGCACGTGGCGGGGCGCGTGCCCGTGATCGTGACGACCACGCACTACGGCACCTCGATCGCCGCCGCACGCAGCAAGCGTGCGCAGGAGCAGGGCGCGGCGATGGTGATGCTCATGCCGCCGTATCACGGCGCGACGTTCCGCGTGCCCGAGCAGCAGATCTACGACTTCTACGCGCGCGTGTCCGACGCGATCGACATTCCGATCATGATTCAGGACGCGCCCGCGAGCGGCACGGTGCTCACCGCCGCGTTCCTCGCGCGCATGGCGCGCGAGATCGAGCAGGTGTCGTACTTCAAGATCGAAACGCCGGGCGCCGCGAACAAGCTGCGCGAGCTGATCAAGCTGGCGGGCGAAGCCGCCGAGGGCCCGTGGGACGGCGAAGAAGCGATCACGCTGCTCGCCGATCTCAACGCCGGCGCGACCGGTTCGATGACGGGCGGCGGCTTTCCGGACGGCATTCGCCCGATTATCGAAGCCCATCGCGAAGGCCGCACCGACGACGCATTCGCGCTCTATCAGAAGTGGCTGCCGCTCATCAATCACGAGAACCGCCAGGCGGGCCTGCTTGCCTGCAAGTCGCTGATGAAGGAAGGCGGCGTGATCGAGTGCGAGCTGCCGCGCCACCCGCTGCCCGCGATGAATCCCGCGACACGCGCCGAATTGATCGAGATTGCGCGACGCCTCGATCCGCTCGTGCTGCGCTGGGGCAAATAA
- a CDS encoding Gfo/Idh/MocA family protein, translated as MKASYTLGIVGVGKIARDQHLPAIAGNPGFELVASASRNAEVENVRNYKDIGALLAAESDLDAVSLCAPPQVRYAQARAALEAGKHVMLEKPPGASVSEVEALRELAQKRGRTLFTTWHSRCASAVEPARAWLAERTIRAVHVRWKEDVRRWHPGQQWIWEPGGLGVFDPGINALSIVTRILPREVLLQGATLHVPSDCATPIAAELDCIDTDGVPVRAEFDWRHGPVEQWEIDVETTDGLLSIAEGGKRLAIAGEPVALEAEREYSALYERFHWLIAHGTDDVDVRPLRLVADAFLLGRHVEVEAFGH; from the coding sequence ATGAAAGCGTCCTATACGTTGGGCATCGTCGGCGTGGGCAAGATTGCGCGCGACCAGCATCTGCCTGCTATCGCGGGCAATCCGGGCTTCGAACTCGTCGCGAGCGCGAGCCGCAATGCGGAAGTGGAGAACGTGCGCAATTACAAGGATATCGGCGCGCTGCTGGCCGCCGAGTCCGACCTCGACGCCGTGTCGCTGTGCGCGCCGCCGCAGGTGCGTTACGCGCAGGCGCGCGCCGCGCTCGAAGCGGGCAAGCATGTGATGCTCGAAAAGCCGCCGGGCGCGAGCGTGAGCGAAGTCGAGGCGCTGCGCGAACTCGCGCAAAAGCGCGGGCGCACGCTGTTCACCACGTGGCATTCGCGCTGCGCGAGCGCCGTGGAACCCGCGCGCGCATGGCTCGCCGAGCGCACCATCCGCGCCGTGCACGTGCGCTGGAAGGAAGACGTGCGCCGCTGGCACCCGGGCCAACAGTGGATCTGGGAACCGGGCGGCCTGGGCGTATTCGATCCGGGCATCAACGCGCTTTCCATCGTCACGCGCATCCTGCCGCGCGAAGTGCTGCTACAGGGCGCGACGCTGCACGTGCCGAGCGACTGCGCGACGCCGATTGCCGCGGAACTCGACTGCATCGACACCGACGGCGTGCCCGTGCGCGCCGAGTTCGACTGGCGCCACGGCCCGGTCGAACAATGGGAAATCGATGTGGAGACAACGGACGGTTTGCTCTCGATCGCGGAAGGCGGCAAGCGTCTCGCGATTGCGGGCGAGCCGGTCGCGCTCGAAGCGGAGCGGGAATATTCCGCGCTCTATGAGCGTTTTCACTGGTTGATCGCCCACGGCACCGACGACGTGGACGTGCGCCCGCTGCGCCTCGTGGCGGACGCGTTCCTGCTTGGCAGACACGTCGAAGTCGAGGCCTTTGGCCACTAA
- a CDS encoding arabinose ABC transporter substrate-binding protein, whose translation MTSKIRRLTLRAAFAAMCIAPLGMNVAAHADSPVKIGFLVKMPEQAWFINEQKAATALGQKENFSVVNIGTPDGEKVLAAIDNLGAQGAQGFVICAPDVRLGPAIQARAKRYNMKFVTVDDQLVDSSGKPLANVPHLGMSAFKIGNQVGQAITDEMKRRGWKPEEVGALRITDYELPTAKLRTDGATQSLLAGGFKKENIFDAPQKTTDDEGGFNAASPVLAQHPNIKKWVVFALNEESVLGAVRATEQLHIPSADVIGVGINGAGEAFAEFQKKQPTGFYGTIAVSSTNHGKDSAENLVDWIRDGKQPAADTQTTGKLMTRDNWTAVRSELGI comes from the coding sequence ATGACCAGCAAGATCCGCCGCTTGACCCTTCGTGCCGCATTCGCGGCGATGTGCATCGCCCCGCTTGGCATGAACGTGGCGGCGCACGCCGACTCGCCCGTGAAGATCGGCTTTCTCGTGAAGATGCCGGAACAGGCATGGTTCATCAACGAGCAGAAGGCTGCCACGGCGCTCGGCCAGAAGGAGAACTTCTCGGTGGTGAACATCGGCACGCCGGACGGCGAGAAGGTGCTCGCCGCGATCGACAACCTCGGCGCACAAGGTGCACAAGGCTTCGTGATCTGCGCGCCCGACGTGCGTCTCGGACCGGCCATCCAGGCGCGCGCCAAGCGCTACAACATGAAGTTCGTGACGGTGGACGACCAGCTCGTGGACTCGTCGGGCAAGCCGCTCGCCAACGTGCCGCACCTTGGCATGTCGGCGTTCAAGATCGGCAACCAGGTCGGCCAGGCGATCACCGACGAAATGAAGCGCCGCGGCTGGAAGCCGGAAGAAGTGGGCGCGCTGCGTATTACCGACTATGAACTGCCGACGGCCAAGCTGCGCACGGACGGCGCGACGCAATCGCTGCTGGCGGGCGGCTTCAAGAAGGAAAACATCTTCGACGCCCCGCAAAAGACCACCGACGACGAAGGCGGCTTCAACGCGGCTTCGCCGGTGCTCGCACAGCATCCGAACATCAAGAAGTGGGTGGTGTTCGCACTCAACGAAGAGAGCGTGCTGGGCGCCGTGCGCGCGACCGAGCAGCTGCACATTCCGTCGGCTGACGTGATCGGCGTGGGCATCAACGGCGCAGGCGAAGCGTTCGCCGAGTTCCAGAAGAAGCAGCCCACGGGCTTCTACGGCACGATCGCCGTGAGCTCGACGAACCACGGCAAGGACAGCGCCGAGAACCTCGTCGACTGGATCCGCGACGGCAAGCAGCCCGCCGCCGACACGCAGACCACCGGCAAGCTGATGACGCGCGACAACTGGACGGCCGTGCGCAGCGAGCTGGGTATCTAA
- the araG gene encoding L-arabinose ABC transporter ATP-binding protein AraG has protein sequence MTETMTDANAVRDVSAGAQQGNRAYLELDGITVSFPGVRALDRVALEVRAGEVHGLMGENGAGKSTLLKVLSGVNQPQEGTLKLGGVEHRFTTTKAALEAGIAIIYQELHLVPELTVAENLMLGQLPNRFGVLDEGTLVKRAMNELKRLGERIDPRTPVKNLSIGQRQMIEIGKALMRDARVIAFDEPTSSLSARETENLFRIINALRADGRAIVYVTHRMDEVYELCDRVTVFRDGKRIETFDSVPDLDRNRLIAAMVGRSIEDVYGYRPRKAGEVLIEAKGLLGPGLAEPVSFTARRGEIVGFFGLVGAGRSELMKLIYGATRASAGHVELDGKRVNFASPRDAVRAGLALCPEDRKQEGIVAIASVADNLNISARRHFSPARFLLDARRERDLAQDYIKKLAIKTRNGDTAIGTLSGGNQQKVILSRWLAERIEVFLMDEPTRGIDVGARAEIYNLLYELAEAGKTVIMVSSDLAEVIGVSDRIIVMREGRIAGSLPKAEASPDELIKMALPR, from the coding sequence ATGACTGAAACGATGACGGATGCGAACGCGGTGCGGGACGTAAGTGCGGGCGCTCAACAGGGGAATCGCGCGTATCTGGAGCTCGACGGCATTACCGTGAGCTTTCCGGGCGTGCGTGCGCTCGACCGCGTGGCGCTGGAGGTGCGTGCCGGCGAAGTGCATGGCTTGATGGGCGAGAACGGCGCGGGGAAATCCACGCTGCTCAAGGTGCTCTCGGGCGTGAACCAGCCCCAGGAAGGCACGCTCAAGCTAGGTGGCGTGGAGCACCGCTTCACGACCACGAAGGCCGCGCTCGAAGCGGGTATTGCGATCATCTATCAGGAACTGCATCTCGTGCCCGAGCTGACGGTGGCGGAAAACCTGATGCTCGGGCAGTTGCCCAACCGCTTCGGCGTGCTCGACGAAGGCACGCTCGTCAAGCGCGCGATGAATGAACTCAAGCGCCTTGGCGAGCGCATCGATCCGCGCACGCCGGTGAAGAATCTTTCCATCGGCCAGCGGCAGATGATCGAAATCGGCAAGGCCCTCATGCGCGACGCGCGCGTGATCGCCTTCGACGAACCGACCAGCTCGCTCTCGGCGCGCGAGACCGAGAACCTCTTTCGCATCATCAACGCGCTGCGTGCGGATGGCCGCGCGATTGTCTACGTCACGCACCGCATGGACGAAGTCTATGAGCTGTGCGACCGCGTGACGGTGTTCCGCGACGGCAAGCGCATCGAAACGTTCGATTCGGTGCCGGACCTCGATCGCAATCGCCTGATTGCCGCGATGGTGGGCCGCTCGATCGAGGATGTGTACGGCTATCGTCCGCGCAAAGCGGGCGAAGTGCTCATCGAAGCAAAGGGCCTGCTGGGGCCCGGGCTGGCCGAGCCGGTGTCGTTCACGGCGCGGCGCGGCGAGATCGTCGGCTTCTTCGGGCTCGTGGGCGCGGGGCGCTCGGAACTCATGAAGCTGATTTACGGCGCGACGCGCGCGAGCGCGGGCCACGTCGAACTCGACGGCAAGCGCGTGAATTTCGCGAGCCCCCGCGACGCCGTGCGCGCGGGCCTGGCGCTCTGTCCCGAAGACCGCAAGCAGGAAGGCATCGTCGCGATTGCCTCGGTGGCCGACAACCTGAACATCAGCGCGCGCCGCCACTTCAGCCCGGCGCGCTTTCTGCTCGACGCGCGGCGCGAGCGCGATCTCGCGCAGGATTACATCAAGAAACTCGCGATCAAGACGCGTAATGGCGACACGGCCATCGGCACGCTCTCGGGCGGCAACCAGCAGAAAGTGATTCTGTCGCGCTGGCTCGCTGAGCGCATCGAGGTGTTCCTGATGGACGAGCCCACGCGCGGTATCGACGTGGGCGCGCGCGCCGAGATCTACAACCTGCTGTACGAGCTCGCGGAAGCGGGCAAGACTGTGATCATGGTGTCGAGCGATCTGGCCGAGGTGATCGGCGTGTCGGACCGCATCATCGTGATGCGCGAAGGCCGGATTGCGGGCAGCTTGCCCAAGGCCGAAGCCTCGCCCGATGAACTGATCAAGATGGCGCTGCCGCGCTAA
- the araH gene encoding L-arabinose ABC transporter permease AraH, translating into MSEAMQPQGTPTVNEATASMTPQRARAWDMINKSGIVVVFVVLFAVLSATVPDFLTTRNIQGLLLSVTLIGSIAVTMMFVLALGEVDLSVASIVAFSGVVASTVITQSHSVLLGITAGVLAGGAVGLVNGVLIARFKINSLIATLAMMEAVRGLAFLTSNGDAVMISEERFFDLGGGSFLGISFPIWSNIIGFVVFGFLLKKTVFGKNVLAVGGNSEAARLAGLPVTRIKITVFVLQGLITGFAGVMLASRMSLGDPKTSVGLELGVISACVLGGVSLTGGVATISGVLVGVLIMGAVQDAMSLMNVPTFYQYLIRGGILLLAVLFDQFRRSKRAV; encoded by the coding sequence ATGAGTGAAGCCATGCAGCCACAGGGCACGCCTACCGTCAACGAAGCCACCGCGTCCATGACTCCCCAGCGCGCGCGTGCGTGGGACATGATCAACAAATCGGGCATCGTGGTGGTGTTCGTGGTGCTGTTCGCGGTGCTCTCCGCAACGGTCCCCGACTTTCTCACGACCCGCAACATTCAGGGCCTCCTGCTTTCCGTCACGCTGATCGGCTCGATTGCCGTCACGATGATGTTCGTGCTCGCGCTAGGCGAGGTCGATCTCTCGGTCGCCTCGATCGTGGCGTTTTCTGGCGTGGTGGCCTCCACGGTCATCACGCAGTCGCATAGCGTGCTGCTCGGCATTACGGCGGGCGTGCTTGCGGGCGGCGCGGTGGGGCTCGTGAACGGCGTGCTGATCGCGCGCTTCAAGATCAACTCGCTGATCGCCACGCTCGCGATGATGGAAGCGGTGCGCGGCCTCGCGTTCCTCACCTCGAACGGCGACGCCGTGATGATTTCCGAAGAGCGCTTCTTCGATCTGGGCGGCGGCTCGTTCCTCGGCATTTCGTTTCCGATCTGGAGCAATATCATCGGCTTCGTGGTGTTCGGCTTCCTGCTCAAGAAAACCGTGTTCGGCAAGAACGTGCTCGCGGTGGGCGGCAATAGCGAAGCGGCGCGCCTTGCCGGCCTGCCGGTCACGCGCATCAAGATCACCGTGTTCGTGCTGCAAGGGCTCATTACGGGCTTTGCTGGCGTGATGCTGGCCTCGCGTATGAGCCTTGGCGACCCCAAGACATCCGTCGGCCTCGAACTCGGTGTGATCTCGGCATGCGTGCTGGGGGGCGTGTCGCTTACGGGCGGCGTGGCGACGATCTCGGGTGTGCTGGTGGGCGTGCTCATCATGGGCGCGGTGCAGGACGCCATGAGCCTCATGAACGTGCCGACGTTCTACCAGTATCTGATTCGCGGCGGCATTCTGCTGCTCGCGGTGCTGTTCGACCAGTTCCGCCGCAGCAAGCGGGCGGTGTGA
- a CDS encoding DUF5672 family protein, with protein MLINESQPLSLSDVTVCAVDTINAPLAARALDKSLSQCAFGDAILFSDVTVPTQARIATIDRLHSREAYSAFLLKQLVHHITTPWVLVVQWDGYVLDARRWSEAFRECDYIGARWIHHDDGMNVGNGGFSLRSARLLHALQDTRFAIPADPVEDDLICRTWRPQLEADYGIHFASADVAARFSYEYGDVRGPTFGFHGAFNMWRHLDGSELADIVREIDVKTLASKEMLNLLLMYCRLRKFACVKAMYARYRSHWSAQAFLEGLARVGVQGESALRYAEICESA; from the coding sequence ATGCTGATCAACGAAAGTCAGCCCCTCAGCTTAAGCGACGTGACGGTTTGCGCGGTCGATACGATCAATGCGCCGCTCGCTGCACGCGCGCTCGACAAATCGCTGTCCCAATGCGCGTTCGGCGACGCCATCCTCTTCAGCGATGTCACGGTGCCGACACAAGCGCGCATCGCGACCATCGATCGCCTGCACTCCCGCGAGGCCTATTCCGCGTTTTTGCTCAAACAGCTCGTGCACCACATCACCACGCCTTGGGTGCTGGTCGTGCAATGGGACGGGTATGTGCTGGATGCAAGGCGCTGGAGCGAGGCTTTCCGCGAATGCGACTATATCGGCGCTCGTTGGATCCATCACGATGACGGAATGAATGTCGGCAACGGCGGCTTTTCTCTGCGCTCCGCGCGTCTGCTGCATGCGCTGCAGGACACACGCTTCGCCATTCCCGCCGACCCGGTTGAAGACGATCTGATTTGCCGAACGTGGCGGCCGCAGCTCGAGGCGGACTACGGCATCCATTTCGCGAGCGCGGACGTTGCCGCTCGCTTCTCTTACGAGTACGGAGATGTCCGCGGTCCGACTTTCGGCTTTCACGGCGCCTTCAACATGTGGCGCCATCTCGACGGCAGCGAACTGGCGGACATCGTGCGCGAGATCGACGTCAAAACGCTGGCTTCGAAGGAAATGCTTAATCTCCTGCTGATGTATTGCCGGCTGCGGAAGTTCGCATGCGTGAAGGCGATGTACGCACGCTACCGAAGCCATTGGAGCGCGCAGGCGTTTCTTGAGGGCCTCGCGCGCGTCGGCGTGCAAGGCGAGAGCGCGCTGCGTTACGCGGAGATTTGCGAAAGCGCGTGA
- a CDS encoding DUF1906 domain-containing protein: protein MKAAGFGACIRYLSRSDTQSGADLSSSEANAVLAAGLALGAVQHVSAAGWSPSAALGATYGANAAGNAQSVGVPTGVTVWLDLEGVNNAANSDDVIAYCNAWFAAVKNAGYQPGIYVGANCGLTGDQLFWNLQTQHYWQSGSTVPTLPQRGYQMTQRITAAADVLCGLSIDRNLTLTDGLGGQVTWWCR from the coding sequence ATGAAAGCAGCCGGTTTCGGCGCGTGTATCCGCTATCTCTCGCGCTCGGACACGCAGTCGGGAGCGGACCTCAGTTCCAGTGAGGCCAATGCGGTGCTCGCCGCAGGGCTTGCGCTCGGCGCGGTGCAGCACGTGAGCGCCGCGGGCTGGTCGCCTTCCGCCGCGCTTGGTGCGACCTATGGCGCGAACGCGGCCGGCAACGCTCAGTCGGTTGGCGTGCCAACCGGCGTAACCGTATGGCTCGATCTCGAAGGCGTGAACAATGCAGCCAATTCCGACGACGTGATCGCCTATTGCAATGCATGGTTCGCGGCTGTCAAGAACGCCGGCTATCAACCAGGCATATACGTGGGAGCCAACTGCGGCTTGACGGGCGATCAGTTGTTCTGGAATTTGCAGACGCAGCATTACTGGCAGTCGGGCAGCACGGTGCCTACGCTCCCCCAGCGGGGCTATCAGATGACGCAGCGCATTACCGCTGCCGCCGACGTGCTGTGCGGGCTGAGCATCGACAGAAACCTGACGCTCACGGATGGTCTGGGCGGTCAGGTGACATGGTGGTGCCGTTGA
- a CDS encoding FadR/GntR family transcriptional regulator gives MDYRNLEKRKSMHARIVQELGMQIVGGTLAPGQRLPAEPTLCETYGVSRPVLREATRVLVAKGLVVSKPRVGSVVRPREEWHLLDPDVLYWTVNSIPEGEFFRSLMTVRQIIEPAAAALAAISATDEDRARICAAYARMEKAQTAADLLEPDLEFHRAIMAATHNNMLAYIGNMLSLALSESIKLTSRHPNTHALSLPRHKAILTAIEHGDALAARQASVVQLDNARADANSILGGAGLET, from the coding sequence ATGGATTACCGCAATCTAGAGAAACGCAAGAGCATGCACGCGCGCATCGTGCAGGAGCTCGGCATGCAGATCGTGGGCGGCACGCTCGCCCCCGGGCAGCGCCTGCCCGCCGAACCCACGCTGTGCGAAACCTACGGCGTGAGCCGCCCCGTGCTGCGCGAGGCCACGCGCGTGCTGGTCGCCAAAGGGCTCGTGGTGTCGAAGCCGCGCGTGGGCAGTGTAGTGCGCCCGCGCGAAGAATGGCACTTGCTCGACCCCGACGTGCTGTACTGGACCGTCAACAGCATTCCTGAAGGCGAGTTCTTCCGCTCGCTCATGACCGTGCGGCAGATTATCGAGCCCGCTGCCGCCGCGCTCGCCGCGATTTCCGCCACCGACGAAGACCGCGCGCGCATCTGCGCCGCATATGCGCGCATGGAAAAGGCGCAAACCGCCGCCGACCTGCTCGAGCCCGATCTGGAGTTCCACCGCGCGATCATGGCGGCCACGCATAACAATATGCTGGCGTATATCGGCAACATGCTTTCGCTCGCGCTTTCCGAGTCGATCAAGCTCACGAGCCGCCATCCCAACACCCACGCGCTTTCATTGCCGCGCCACAAGGCGATTCTCACGGCGATCGAGCATGGCGATGCACTCGCGGCGCGGCAAGCGAGCGTCGTGCAGCTCGACAATGCGCGCGCCGACGCCAATTCGATTCTGGGCGGAGCGGGACTGGAAACCTGA